Within the Gloeocapsopsis sp. IPPAS B-1203 genome, the region GAATTGCCTTATACCCAACGCCGACCCAGTCCGGAGACATTAACAGAACTCCCGTGTCCTGTCTGTGGTGCTTTATTAGAGCGCTACAACTATACGAAAGAAGAGAAAGTTAAGTTAATGCTACGGTGTTCGATTGCAGAAAATCGGCGAGGCAAATGCCAGGAGGTTGCGTTTTTTGAGGGACAAGATGGCTTTTGGTCGCCTAAGTTTGGGAAATTGTAATTAAATTTAGTCTTTAAAACTAAGTTACGAGCTATCAAAATTTCATAGTTTGACAAAGAATTTTATGCTTTAAGATAATATAAAGGTTTTGTACTTACACCTTCGTTAGATGAAGTTTCGCGTTTGACAGTAAAACTGGCGATCGCCCATGACTCAGCCCAAAATTCACCTGCTCGTAGGCATTCGAGGAGCGATTCTCGTAGTGTTCCATACAAATGCCAAATGCTGGCAATTTCAGATTATCAGTTTTCAAGGCGTGGTATTTAGCGAACAGAAGGTTTATTACACCGCTGAAACTGCTGAGCTTGTAGGCAGGGGTTGGATTAGGCAGGGCAGATAAATGTATTGAATGACTCAGTAGTTTTGAGCAATTTGTAGAACCTAACTTTATTGTTGTTATGTAGAAAAGTTAGGCTCTACACAAATGTTGCTCGAGACGAAAGCTGTCCTTAATACTTCACCTCAGCAACTCCTTGATTTGACAATACTCCTAAATTTAGCAAGTAAACCTCCTACGCCTCTAAGAGCGATCGCTCTTACTTGATCGCGAAGCTTGAGTTCTTGTAACGAGTACGGGTCTGGTTTTTTTCTTCCTTTGCGGGGAATCGTCTTTCGCGCCAGATGGTGGACGACAAATCTCGCAGTAGAGAGTGCGGGGACCGTCAGAATCCCTCTCTGTCAGTTGGTTGCATTGCTGGCAGATAAGCTTGTACAGACGGGTGTGGATTGTACGCTCGGGTGCTCGAATTTTGTATTCTCGAACAAAAACCTTCTTTGAAGGTACAGACTAGAGAAAAGCTAAATTTTGCTTGGCAACGACTATATTACTCTTTACTGATTTGTGTTAAATGTTTTAGAAAAGCAACAAATGTCAATCTTGAGAAAAAAGCTTTTCTAACTCAGCTAATAGCTTCTCTATTTGCTTCTGTTTTTTAGGATTTTCCCAAATTTTTGATTTTTTGGCAAGGCGATAGGCTGCATCCATACGGTTTTTGAGTGATGACGATTGACTGCGATCGCTCTGATTTGCACCGCAATCTATTATTTGAGCAACTCTTTGTTTGATTTGAGTTAGGGAGAGGTTCTCTGCGATCGCTGACTCTAGTAATGCCTGACGCTGCCCTAAATCGTTAACTTTAGCGATCGCTCTAGCCTTAGTATAGGCAATCTGCCCCAGATGTAGGGCATCTAAAACTTCATCCGGTAAATTCAGCAATGGTAAGCGATTGGTGCGAAAGCTTTCTGGCGTGAATTTTCCTACTGTGTTAAAAACCTCTTGCACCAACTGCCAGTCCTTGCTGTGGATAACGTTATCCACAGAATTACGTTCGGGGTGAGCAGCTTGATTGAGCAAAGCGATCGCCGACTCGGATGTTATATTTAGTTTTAACGCTATGAGTTGTAGGATGCCTTCTGTTTCTTCAATTGGGTTTAAATCTTCGCGTTGTAAGTTCTCCAGCAGGGCAAGCTGCAATGCATCATTATCTGTTAACTCCCGAATAACTACAGGAACTTCTTCTAGACCCGCTGATACAGCAGCTCGATAGCGCCTTTCTCCAGCTACTAGTTCATACTTATCGTCTAAGAGCGGACGTACCAACATTGGTTGGAGAATCCCATGCTGCCTGACTGACTCTACTAGCTCCTGCATAGCCGTAGGATCAAAGTAGCGACGAGGCTGCTGCTGGGGCAGAGCAATTTGG harbors:
- a CDS encoding ParB/RepB/Spo0J family partition protein encodes the protein MSVRKQRSQPYQIKGVDALFGELPVAEVAAEILPLSQIALPQQQPRRYFDPTAMQELVESVRQHGILQPMLVRPLLDDKYELVAGERRYRAAVSAGLEEVPVVIRELTDNDALQLALLENLQREDLNPIEETEGILQLIALKLNITSESAIALLNQAAHPERNSVDNVIHSKDWQLVQEVFNTVGKFTPESFRTNRLPLLNLPDEVLDALHLGQIAYTKARAIAKVNDLGQRQALLESAIAENLSLTQIKQRVAQIIDCGANQSDRSQSSSLKNRMDAAYRLAKKSKIWENPKKQKQIEKLLAELEKLFSQD